CTTTGAAACGGTTATTTCTACAGAGTCAAGATTTTCTATAGATTTCTGGGTTTTTTCGTCAAAAAGTCTTATCGAGTCTACCTCGTCACCAAAAAACTCTATCCTGTATGGGAAATCGCTGAGCGGGGAAAAAATATCCAAAACTCCTCCACGAACTGAATATTGCCCTTTAAACTCTACCATAGGCTCTCTCGAATATCCCATAACACTAAGTTTTTTAGTTAAATCATCAAGAGAAACTTCTTCTTTATTATTTATCTTAAAAGTCATATTTTCAAGAACATCTTTCGGGATTACCGGCTGACTTACAGCACAAAGTGTAGTTATAAAAATTCCTTCCCTGTCTTTTAAGATGCTGTTTAGGGCATTTATTCTTGATACAAAAATATCACTGCTTTTTGCATCTATGTTATAAAAATTAAGTTCCCTTTCCCAGAAGATATGAGAATTTATATTAAAAAATGACAGCATATTATTAAGACTTTTAGCATAAGTCTCATTTTTTGCTATCACTAAAATTTTCTTATTTGTATTTTTTAAAATTCCATATAAAAAATGGGGCTTAGCGGTATCGGTAAGCCCTGTAATATTTATTATGTTGTTTTTGGAAGACTGAAGAATTTTTTTATATTCTTCATTTTCATTAAATAAGTTTAAAAATAAATTATTCATTTCCCAACATAAATGAGTTGTATTTATTCATACACTCTTCAACTCCGTCTTTTAAATAGCAATCTATAATTTCAACACTTTTTTTTGCAATCTTTTTTAAATCAGCAAGTTCATTTTTTGAAAAAGCACCAAGAACATAATCTATAAGGTCTTTCCCGCCATTTTCCGAAACACCTATTTTAAGACGGCAAAAGTCATCTCCCGACAGTTTCAAAATCAAATCTTTGATTCCGTTATGACCGCCGGCACTGCCTTTTTTTCTAATTCTTATTTTGCCAAGAGGAAGTGAAATATCATCATAAATTATAAAAATATCTTCATTGTCTATACCGTAATACTCGGCAAGTAAAAGCACACTGTCCCCGCTTAAATTCATAAAAGTCTGAGGCTTTGCAAATATGACCTTCTCACCGTTTATAAACTGCTCCGAAATAAGCGCTTTATTTTTTAATTTATTTATTTCAAATCCTTTTTCTTTTGCGTAAAAATCAAGCATCAGAAACCCGGCGTTGTGCCTTGTGAATTCATACTTTGCGCCGGGATTTCCCAAACCAACAATAAGTTTCATAATTATACAAATAATGTGCTGACAGAAATGTCTTCATAAATTCTTTCAATTGCTTCAGCAAATACAGGTGCAACAGAAAGAACTTTTTCTTTTCCGAAGTGTTTTTCTTCAGGCAGTTTAATAGTGTCAAGGCAAATAAGTTCATCAATCGGTGCAGCAGATAATCTTTCAATAGCAGGACCTGATAAAACAGGATGGGTACAAGCACAAACAATACTCTTTGCGCCTCTTTCATTTAATGCTTTTACAGCATTGGCGATTGTTCCGGCTGTATCAATCATATCATCAACTATTATTACATCTTTACCTGCTATTTCCCCGATAATATTCATAACTTCAGACACATTTGCCTTTGGTCTTCTTTTATCTATAATAGCAATAGGAGCATCAAGCCTTTCAGCATAAAATCTTGCTCTTGTAACGCTTCCCAAATCAGGAGATACTATAACAACATTGTCATTTCCACGATATTTTTCTTCAAAGTAAGGACATAAAACAGCAGAACCTAAAAGATGGTCAACAGGAATATTGAAAAATCCCTGAATCTGAGATGCATGAAGGTCCATTGTTAATACTCTGTCTGCTCCTGCGGCAGTAAGTAAATCTGCACAAAGTTTTGCAGTAATCGGATCTCTTGCTTTTGCTTTACGGTCCTGTCTTGCATAACCGAAATAAGGAAGTACAGCAGTTATTCTTCCCGCAGAAGCCCTTTTAAATGCATCTATCATTATAAGAAGTTCCATTAAATTATCGTTAACAGGTGAACAGGTTGACTGAACAACAAACACATCAGAACCTCTGACTGTTTCGTGAATACTTACCGAAATTTCTCCGTCAGAAAACTTAGTAACTGTTGATTTACCAACTTCAACACCTAAAATATTTGCTATAGATTTTGCTAATTCAGGGTTTGAATTACCCGAAAATATTTTTATATCCTTGCCGTGACTTATCATTTTTTAGTTCCTCCCGCTATTTCTCTTTTAAAAATCAAAACATAAAATATGGAAAGTGCAGACAAAATACCACACTCTCCAGATTTTACTATTCTTCAGTTGAAGATTCTTCAGCCATCGCTTTTTCGTATTCGGCTAAAATCTTTGTTTCCAACTCTTCTCTTGTAGAAGCGTTGATCGGATGCGCAATGTCTTTGAATTCGCCGTCCGGTGTTTTTCTGCTAGGCATTGCGATAAAAAGTTTTTCTTGACCTTCGATAACTTTGATATCGTGAACAACAAAAGCATCGTCAATAGTAATAGAAACAACTGCTTTCATTTTCCCTGTAGCAGAACTAACCTTACGAACACGGATATCTGTGATATTCATAATCCGAAACCTCCCCTTTCTCGTTTTGCACCAAAACCCCTTACCTGATACAAAACGGATTGACTTTAGTTATGTATAATCATATTATACACTATTATTTCTCATTTGTAAAATGTTTTTTTAAAAATTTGCTAAAATTATTGACTAATTAACACTATCGTATATATAATAATATTATACTGTAAATTGGGAAGTGTTGGCTTTTATGATTAAATCAGTTTTAAATGTTAAAAATTCACATATTCATTTTATCGGAATAGGCGGAGTAAGTATGAGTTCCCTTGCAAAACTTCTTCTTGCAAACGGTCATATTATTTCAGGCTCGGATATGTCTATGTCAAAAAATGTTGAGGAACTTATAGGCTTAGGTGCAAAAATAAATATCGGTCACTTAAAAGAAAATGTTGAAAATCCCGATATGATTGTTTACACTGCTGCAGTAAAAGAAGATAATCCCGAACTTATATCGGGAAAAGAAAAAAATATACTTACTGTAGAAAGGTGTGACTTGCTGGGCGAAATTATGCGCCTTTATAAAAATCCGATAAATATTTCGGGAACTCACGGGAAAACCACTACCACTGCGATGATGTCCGAAGTATTTTTAGATGCAGGGCTTTCTCCCACTGTTTCAATCGGCGGCGATTTTGAAAAAATCGGCGGGAACCTCAATATCGGAAAAAAAGACTATTTCATCTGCGAAGCCTGTGAGTATGTAGAAAGTTTTCTTAAATTTCACCCTTTTGCAACAATTATTTTAAATATTGAAGAGGACCATCTTGATTATTTTAAAGATATAGAACACATAAAAAGTTCTTTCTTAAAGTTTGCCAATCTTACAGATGAAAACGGTTTTGTAGTCCTTAACAAAGAAGATAAAGAGTGTATTCAAATATCCGAAAAAATTAATAGAAAGGTTTACACCTTCGGTTTTTCTGATAATTGCGACTGTTATGCAAAAAATATTCGTTTTACGGATGGAAAACCTGTTTTTGATGTTTATTATAATAAAGAGTTTATTGGGAATGTAGAACTTGGTGTTTTAGGTGAACATAACATACTAAATTCTCTGTCCGTTATTCTTACAGCCCTTATATATAAAATAGATTTTAATTCAATAAAAAAATCTCTTTATGAATTTAAGGGCGCAAAGAGAAGATTTGAATATAAAGGTATGTTTAACGGTGCCAGGATTTATGACGATTATGCTCATCATCCGACTGAAATCGGAACAACAATAAAGTCAGCCAAAAAGAAAGATTATAATAATTTATATATTGTTTTTCAGCCTCACACATATACGAGAACAAAAGCATTATTTAATGATTTTGTGGAAGTTTTACAAAAAGGCGAAAATGTTATTATAGCAGATATTTATGCAGCAAGAGAGAAAAACACTCTTAATATCTCAGGGAAGGATCTTGCCGATAAAATACCAAATGCGATTTACTTAAAAGAATTTTCTCAGATTGAAGAGCATCTTAAAGAAAATGTAAAAGAAAATGACCTTGTAATAACGGTTGGCGCAGGCGATGTTTATAAAATTGGGGAAAATTTACTAAAAAAACTGTAACTTCCATTTGATTTTTTAAGATTTATGTGATAAAATACCATAGTGCGTAAGATTATTTATATATATTGGAGGAATATAGATGTATAAAATTGTAAGAAAAGAAAATTTAAATGACCAGATAACTTTAATGGAAGTTCATGCACCGTTTGTTGCAAGAAAAGTTCAGGCAGGTCAGTTTATTATATTAAGAGTAAGCGAACTTGGAGAAAGAATTCCTCTTACAGTTGCCGACTATAACCGTGAAAAAGGCACAGTTACGATTATTTTCCAGAAAATAGGAAAATCTACAATTGAACTTGGAAACTTAAACGAAGGCGAAGAAATATTAGACTTTGCAGGTCCTTTGGGAGTTGCTTCTCATCTTGACGGTTTTAAAAAAGCAGCAGTAATCGGAGGAGGTCTTGGTACTGCCATTGCTTATCCTTCTGCAAAGGCTCTCTTTAACAAAGGCTGTGAAGTTGATATAATAGCAGGTTTCAGAAATAAAGACCTTATAATTTTAGAAGATGAATTAAAAGAAGTATGTCATAATCTTTATATTACAACTGATGACGGGTCTAATGGTAATAAAGGTTTTGTTACCGATATGCTTAAAAAACTTATTGAAGACGGGAATAAATATGACCTTGTAGTTGCAATAGGTCCTTTAATGATGATGAAATTTGTATGTAATCTTACAAAAGAATACGGTATTAAAACCATTGTTAGTATGAACCCTGTTATGATTGACGGAACAGGAATGTGCGGCGGATGCCGTGTTACCGTTGGGGGAGAAACAAAATTCGCATGTGTTGACGGTCCTGACTTTGATGGTCATCTTGTTGACTTTGACGCAGCGATAAGGCGTCAGGCAATGTTTAAAGTTCAAGAGAAAAAAGCATGTGATGACTGCAGAATGAGAGGTAATAAATAATGGCTAATATGTCTTTAAATAAAGTTAAAATGCCTGAACAGGAACCTCAGGTAAGAAATAAGAATTTTAAAGAAGTTGCTTTAGGTTACACTGAAGAAATGGCAATAGAAGAAGCAGAGAGATGCTTAAACTGTAAAAACAAACCTTGTGTTAACGGTTGCCCTGTTAACGTTCAGATTCCTGACTTTATCTCACTTATAAAACAAGGAGATTTTCAGGGAGCGTATGATAAAATTTCTGAAACAAGTGCTCTTCCTGCTATATGCGGACGAGTATGCCCTCAGGAAAATCAATGCGAAAAATATTGTGTAAGAGGTATAAAAGGCGAAAGTGTCGGTATTGGAAGACTTGAAAGATTTGCGGCAGACTGGGCAATGAAAAATTCAACTGCTGAAATTAAAAAGCCTGAGTCTAACGGCAAAAAAGTTGCTGTTGTCGGTGCAGGACCTGCATCTTTAACTTGTGCAGGCGACCTTGCAAAATTAGGCTATGAAGTTACAGTTTTTGAAGCATTTCATAAAGCAGGGGGAGTTTTAGTTTACGGAATTCCTGAATTCAGACTTCCAAAACAGGAAATTGTTCAAAAAGAGATTGACAAGTTAAAAGCACTTGGCGTAAAAATCGAGTTGAATGTTATTATAGGTAAATCAATAAATATTGATGAACTTATGAGCGAAGAAGGTTTTGATGCCGTATTTATCGGCTCGGGAGCAGGTCTTCCTAAATTTATGAATATGCCTGGAGAAAACCTTAACGGTGTATATTCAGCAAACGAATTCTTAACAAGAATAAACCTTATGAATGCATACAGATGGCCTGAAGCAGACACACCTATCACAGTCGGCAAAAATGTTGCTATAGTCGGTGGAGGTAACGTTGCTATGGATGCGGCAAGATGCGCAAAACGTCTTGGTGCAGATAATGTGTATATTGTTTACAGACGTTCAGAAGAAGAAATGCCTGCAAGACTTGAAGAAGTCCACCACGCAAAAGAAGAAGGCATTATTTTCAAAATGCTTACTAACCCTGTTGAAGTTGTGGGTAATGAAGAAGGCTGGGTAACAGGTCTTAAATGTGTGGAAATGGAACTTGGCGAACCTGATGCATCAGGCAGAAGAAAACCTGTAGTTAAAGAAAATTCTGAATATGTAATAGAAATGGATACCGTTGTAATTGCTATCGGTCAGTCCCCTAACCCGCTTATTAAGAACACAACTGAAGGTCTTGATACTCAAAGTTGGGGTGGAATTATAACTGATGAAAAAACAGGCGCAACAAGTATTCCCGGAGTATACGCAGGCGGAGATGCCGTTACAGG
This genomic interval from Oscillospiraceae bacterium contains the following:
- the gltA gene encoding NADPH-dependent glutamate synthase, with the translated sequence MANMSLNKVKMPEQEPQVRNKNFKEVALGYTEEMAIEEAERCLNCKNKPCVNGCPVNVQIPDFISLIKQGDFQGAYDKISETSALPAICGRVCPQENQCEKYCVRGIKGESVGIGRLERFAADWAMKNSTAEIKKPESNGKKVAVVGAGPASLTCAGDLAKLGYEVTVFEAFHKAGGVLVYGIPEFRLPKQEIVQKEIDKLKALGVKIELNVIIGKSINIDELMSEEGFDAVFIGSGAGLPKFMNMPGENLNGVYSANEFLTRINLMNAYRWPEADTPITVGKNVAIVGGGNVAMDAARCAKRLGADNVYIVYRRSEEEMPARLEEVHHAKEEGIIFKMLTNPVEVVGNEEGWVTGLKCVEMELGEPDASGRRKPVVKENSEYVIEMDTVVIAIGQSPNPLIKNTTEGLDTQSWGGIITDEKTGATSIPGVYAGGDAVTGAATVILAMGAGKAAAKAIDEYIKSK
- the spoVG gene encoding septation regulator SpoVG, with protein sequence MNITDIRVRKVSSATGKMKAVVSITIDDAFVVHDIKVIEGQEKLFIAMPSRKTPDGEFKDIAHPINASTREELETKILAEYEKAMAEESSTEE
- a CDS encoding sulfide/dihydroorotate dehydrogenase-like FAD/NAD-binding protein — its product is MYKIVRKENLNDQITLMEVHAPFVARKVQAGQFIILRVSELGERIPLTVADYNREKGTVTIIFQKIGKSTIELGNLNEGEEILDFAGPLGVASHLDGFKKAAVIGGGLGTAIAYPSAKALFNKGCEVDIIAGFRNKDLIILEDELKEVCHNLYITTDDGSNGNKGFVTDMLKKLIEDGNKYDLVVAIGPLMMMKFVCNLTKEYGIKTIVSMNPVMIDGTGMCGGCRVTVGGETKFACVDGPDFDGHLVDFDAAIRRQAMFKVQEKKACDDCRMRGNK
- a CDS encoding aminoacyl-tRNA hydrolase; protein product: MKLIVGLGNPGAKYEFTRHNAGFLMLDFYAKEKGFEINKLKNKALISEQFINGEKVIFAKPQTFMNLSGDSVLLLAEYYGIDNEDIFIIYDDISLPLGKIRIRKKGSAGGHNGIKDLILKLSGDDFCRLKIGVSENGGKDLIDYVLGAFSKNELADLKKIAKKSVEIIDCYLKDGVEECMNKYNSFMLGNE
- a CDS encoding ribose-phosphate pyrophosphokinase; translation: MISHGKDIKIFSGNSNPELAKSIANILGVEVGKSTVTKFSDGEISVSIHETVRGSDVFVVQSTCSPVNDNLMELLIMIDAFKRASAGRITAVLPYFGYARQDRKAKARDPITAKLCADLLTAAGADRVLTMDLHASQIQGFFNIPVDHLLGSAVLCPYFEEKYRGNDNVVIVSPDLGSVTRARFYAERLDAPIAIIDKRRPKANVSEVMNIIGEIAGKDVIIVDDMIDTAGTIANAVKALNERGAKSIVCACTHPVLSGPAIERLSAAPIDELICLDTIKLPEEKHFGKEKVLSVAPVFAEAIERIYEDISVSTLFV
- the murC gene encoding UDP-N-acetylmuramate--L-alanine ligase — encoded protein: MIKSVLNVKNSHIHFIGIGGVSMSSLAKLLLANGHIISGSDMSMSKNVEELIGLGAKINIGHLKENVENPDMIVYTAAVKEDNPELISGKEKNILTVERCDLLGEIMRLYKNPINISGTHGKTTTTAMMSEVFLDAGLSPTVSIGGDFEKIGGNLNIGKKDYFICEACEYVESFLKFHPFATIILNIEEDHLDYFKDIEHIKSSFLKFANLTDENGFVVLNKEDKECIQISEKINRKVYTFGFSDNCDCYAKNIRFTDGKPVFDVYYNKEFIGNVELGVLGEHNILNSLSVILTALIYKIDFNSIKKSLYEFKGAKRRFEYKGMFNGARIYDDYAHHPTEIGTTIKSAKKKDYNNLYIVFQPHTYTRTKALFNDFVEVLQKGENVIIADIYAAREKNTLNISGKDLADKIPNAIYLKEFSQIEEHLKENVKENDLVITVGAGDVYKIGENLLKKL